One stretch of Terriglobia bacterium DNA includes these proteins:
- a CDS encoding TonB-dependent receptor, with translation MKRLYLTFILTLILFVTSATAQQTGRLTGSAVDSSGGVIRGATVTLMGPNNNTIASSKTDADGKFQLDAAPGSYALQVSADGFDNDIEGISIAAANNRPMTVTLLIAKITQQVEVQENPNTISLAQDDNASALVLKEDDIQALPDDVDELTQYLTDLAGPRAAATGGVQFVIDGFLGGQLPPKDQIKEIRINNNPFTTEYAQAGFGRIEIITKPGTGKMRGNFNFNFRNDAMNAIPFGVDNRVPYHRENYQATVAGPFVHDKLTMTLNAQRNNNFGTAVTAPIDLATGLTNSVQIAQPNVRSNFNIRGQYAVNDNNMLNFNLELQSQARSNQGVGLYDLVDNGYSSNSHNWGLHFRYTSVLSSHLVHETRFELSSNHNTVVPNINAPTISILDAYTAGGSQNQSNTTTKNWLAGDTFIYNAKSLTVKTGFQANYYRNHTNTLSNSLGTFTYASLQQYNCVNGIATVNPCLASDPTTTGFIDDFAPQTYTQTVGNPLLSVGQIEAGVFAQTDIKISDKMLISPGVRYALQTHLHNYDNFDPRATLSYQLNKTMILRLGAGSFHQNYSVGTYQSLTQSNGSNQTQFVVNNPTLINPLGAGTAKAAPPTVRVVAPELRAPYTSNLSVSLEKQLSRSSVSVTYDFIRGNHLFRSRNINAPIPTDCFANPGQCSISDFANNTLVRPDPTQGNIYNLESTGNSTYKGITVGYRGPLTKTLNMFVNYSFARSYSDTNGAFSLPVNNYDLSQEWGRSGNDQRNHFQMGISGQIPGNFFISPQLQLYSGNPYNLTGGLNTFGTGTPNARPTFAQLCSDPRTVGLSGLNCSSPSSNMIPLNYATGPGVFNVNFEIRRTISLKKSEKGGAPGAEGFGGGFNGGGGGNQGGGNRGGGGGGRGGGGSFAGGGNRGGGGGGRGNANTGPTVQFYTDFQNVLNHRNFNTPSGTLTSPEFGLFKTARSQRTIELGARLNF, from the coding sequence ATGAAGCGACTCTATTTAACTTTCATTCTGACCCTTATTCTTTTTGTAACTTCCGCAACCGCCCAGCAGACAGGGCGTCTCACAGGAAGCGCTGTGGATTCGTCCGGCGGCGTGATTCGGGGTGCCACGGTAACCCTGATGGGCCCCAATAACAATACGATCGCGTCATCGAAAACCGACGCGGACGGTAAATTCCAACTCGACGCCGCTCCCGGCTCCTATGCCTTACAGGTGAGCGCCGACGGTTTTGACAATGACATCGAGGGGATTTCGATCGCGGCCGCAAACAACCGGCCGATGACCGTCACCCTGCTGATCGCAAAGATCACGCAGCAGGTCGAAGTTCAGGAAAACCCGAACACAATCAGCCTGGCTCAGGACGACAACGCATCGGCGCTGGTTCTGAAGGAAGATGATATCCAGGCGTTGCCGGACGATGTCGACGAATTGACACAGTACCTGACGGACCTCGCGGGACCCCGCGCAGCAGCTACCGGCGGCGTGCAATTCGTGATCGACGGCTTTTTAGGCGGCCAGCTTCCGCCGAAAGATCAGATCAAAGAAATCCGCATTAATAACAATCCGTTCACGACCGAGTACGCCCAGGCCGGTTTCGGACGCATCGAAATCATCACGAAGCCCGGCACCGGAAAGATGCGCGGGAATTTTAACTTCAACTTCAGAAATGACGCGATGAACGCCATTCCGTTCGGCGTCGACAACCGGGTTCCCTACCACCGGGAGAATTATCAGGCAACGGTTGCCGGTCCCTTCGTTCACGACAAGTTGACGATGACGCTGAACGCGCAACGGAATAACAACTTCGGTACGGCCGTGACAGCGCCGATCGATCTTGCTACCGGTCTTACCAACTCTGTTCAAATTGCGCAGCCAAATGTGCGGTCGAACTTCAATATCCGCGGACAATATGCAGTCAACGACAACAACATGCTGAACTTCAACCTGGAATTGCAATCGCAAGCGCGGAGCAACCAGGGCGTCGGACTGTATGATCTGGTCGATAATGGATACAGTTCGAATTCTCATAATTGGGGATTGCATTTCCGTTACACTTCCGTTCTTTCCAGCCATTTGGTTCATGAAACCCGGTTTGAGCTCTCGAGCAACCACAACACGGTCGTTCCGAACATAAATGCTCCAACCATTTCGATCCTTGACGCATACACAGCCGGTGGTTCCCAGAATCAATCGAACACAACCACCAAAAACTGGCTGGCCGGCGACACGTTCATTTACAACGCAAAGTCGCTGACCGTGAAGACAGGCTTCCAGGCCAACTATTACCGGAATCACACCAATACTTTGAGCAACTCGCTGGGAACGTTCACTTACGCAAGTCTGCAACAGTACAACTGCGTTAACGGAATCGCGACGGTGAACCCGTGCCTCGCCAGCGACCCGACGACGACCGGCTTCATCGACGACTTCGCGCCGCAAACGTACACCCAGACGGTGGGCAACCCGTTGCTTTCCGTGGGCCAGATCGAAGCCGGAGTGTTTGCTCAGACCGACATTAAGATATCGGACAAAATGCTGATCTCTCCCGGAGTTCGGTATGCATTACAAACGCATCTGCACAATTACGACAATTTTGATCCCCGTGCGACGCTGTCCTATCAATTGAACAAGACGATGATTCTGCGGCTCGGAGCCGGCTCATTCCATCAGAATTACAGCGTTGGCACTTACCAGTCGCTGACCCAGTCGAACGGCTCGAACCAGACTCAGTTTGTCGTCAACAACCCTACTTTGATCAATCCGTTGGGCGCCGGAACTGCAAAGGCCGCTCCGCCGACCGTGCGAGTGGTAGCGCCCGAACTCCGTGCGCCATATACCAGCAACCTTTCGGTTTCGCTGGAGAAACAACTGAGCCGCTCATCCGTGTCGGTGACTTACGATTTCATACGCGGCAACCACCTCTTCCGCAGCCGGAACATCAATGCGCCGATTCCGACCGATTGCTTCGCGAACCCGGGACAGTGCTCCATCTCCGATTTTGCGAACAATACCCTCGTGCGGCCTGACCCGACGCAAGGTAACATTTATAATCTCGAATCGACCGGCAACTCGACATATAAAGGGATAACCGTGGGATACCGCGGACCGCTGACGAAGACGCTGAACATGTTCGTGAACTACTCGTTCGCGCGCAGTTACAGTGATACCAATGGCGCGTTCAGCCTGCCGGTGAACAACTACGACCTCTCGCAAGAATGGGGCCGCTCGGGCAACGACCAGCGCAATCACTTCCAGATGGGGATCAGCGGCCAGATACCTGGAAACTTCTTCATCAGTCCGCAGCTGCAGTTGTATAGCGGAAATCCCTACAATCTCACGGGCGGCTTGAACACTTTCGGTACGGGCACACCGAACGCCCGTCCGACTTTTGCTCAGCTGTGCAGCGATCCCCGGACCGTGGGCTTGTCCGGCCTCAATTGTTCGTCCCCTTCATCGAACATGATCCCGCTTAATTACGCCACTGGACCGGGCGTGTTCAATGTCAACTTCGAAATCCGAAGGACGATCTCATTGAAAAAGAGCGAAAAGGGCGGCGCACCCGGTGCTGAGGGCTTCGGCGGCGGATTCAATGGCGGTGGCGGTGGTAATCAGGGCGGTGGCAATCGCGGCGGCGGCGGCGGTGGTCGTGGCGGCGGCGGCAGCTTCGCCGGCGGCGGCAATCGCGGCGGCGGTGGCGGTGGCCGTGGCAATGCGAACACTGGTCCGACCGTGCAATTCTATACAGACTTTCAGAATGTGCTGAACCACCGGAACTTCAACACTCCGAGCGGCACGCTGACGTCGCCTGAGTTTGGCCTGTTCAAGACAGCCAGGAGCCAGCGGACGATCGAACTCGGCGCCCGCCTGAACTTCTAA
- a CDS encoding UDP-N-acetylmuramate dehydrogenase, with the protein MNALIKENVALAPLTTFRIGGPARYFIEAATEAAVLESVQFTNEKKLPLFVLGGGSNLLVSDAGFPGLVVKIAIEGTAWEADHGKAIARAGAGEDWDRFVAQCVERDLAGVECLSGIPGSVGGTPVQNVGAYGQEVSEVIAGVRAYDRETDSIVDLIPGACRFRYRESLFNTTARERYIVLQVTYALTEHGEPAIRYPDVQREFENSKEPATLGGVRDAVRRIRARKAMLLVEGDPDCRSAGSFFKNPILSESQFEHLRARAGHTLPRYDAGPGRVKTSAAWLIEHAGFSRGYAIGPAGISTKHTLAIVNKGSATAAGILRLAREIHGRVYGEFGVRLAPEPVFVGLSLLQ; encoded by the coding sequence GTGAATGCACTCATCAAGGAGAACGTGGCGCTGGCTCCCCTGACGACGTTCCGCATCGGTGGTCCGGCGAGATATTTCATCGAAGCCGCAACCGAAGCAGCCGTTCTCGAATCAGTTCAATTCACCAACGAAAAAAAACTCCCTTTGTTTGTCCTGGGCGGAGGTTCGAACCTCCTGGTCTCCGATGCCGGATTTCCTGGACTCGTGGTGAAAATTGCAATCGAGGGAACAGCATGGGAGGCCGATCACGGCAAGGCGATCGCTCGCGCCGGCGCCGGCGAGGACTGGGACCGTTTCGTGGCGCAATGTGTGGAACGCGATCTGGCGGGCGTCGAGTGTTTAAGCGGAATTCCGGGTTCTGTCGGCGGCACGCCGGTTCAAAACGTCGGAGCGTACGGCCAGGAGGTATCGGAAGTCATCGCCGGAGTTCGAGCCTATGATCGCGAGACCGATTCGATTGTCGATCTGATCCCTGGGGCATGCCGGTTCCGCTATCGGGAGAGCCTGTTCAATACAACGGCGCGCGAGCGATATATTGTCCTTCAGGTGACATACGCGCTAACCGAGCACGGTGAACCGGCGATCCGATATCCGGATGTGCAACGGGAGTTCGAGAATTCCAAGGAGCCGGCGACGCTGGGTGGTGTTCGTGACGCGGTCCGTCGCATCCGCGCCCGCAAAGCGATGCTGCTGGTGGAAGGCGATCCGGATTGCCGCAGTGCCGGATCTTTTTTCAAGAATCCGATCCTCAGCGAATCTCAATTCGAACACCTGCGAGCCAGGGCCGGCCACACGTTGCCCCGTTATGATGCCGGGCCCGGCCGGGTAAAAACCTCCGCCGCGTGGCTGATCGAACATGCAGGTTTTTCAAGGGGCTACGCGATCGGGCCGGCGGGCATTTCCACCAAACACACGCTGGCGATCGTCAACAAAGGGAGCGCCACCGCCGCCGGCATCCTTCGCCTGGCGCGGGAAATCCATGGCCGTGTCTATGGCGAATTCGGCGTCCGGTTGGCGCCGGAGCCCGTCTTCGTCGGTTTGAGTCTGCTACAATAG
- a CDS encoding DUF1501 domain-containing protein → MFTRRQFIRMGAASVGTLALRPFGLLPALAQSGPDYRALVCVFLFGGNDSNNTIIPMDDTNYKAYMSIRQNLALTGSSLTSTVYSLAGAPYAFHAKLPDLANLFSTRELAVVANVGSLIQPMTRSTYQSQAAALPSNLFSHLDQQLQWQSSVAQGTSTSGWAGRAADYVASQKMNSTGFPSNMSVAGNVLFGVGTSTELVTLTPGQTLQLAGFSTSAVSQSRWNALNNLLSLPSGLSLAQAANGTLAHSITDAASLTAALAQVPALKTVFPNTSLGGQLKQVAQVIQVQAQLGMRRQIFFASLGGFDTHTNEINTHVSLYPQVNDALVAFYKATQELQMADNVTTFTESEFNRTFQPTSGAGADHGWGSHHMVLGGAVQGGQIYGQFPTFQLGGPSDTDTRGRWIPTTSIDQYGATLASWFGIPDAELSSMFPNLANFGSQKLAFV, encoded by the coding sequence ATGTTTACACGACGCCAATTCATCCGGATGGGAGCCGCATCGGTGGGAACTCTCGCGCTGCGTCCATTCGGTCTTTTACCCGCACTCGCTCAGAGCGGCCCGGATTATCGCGCGCTGGTTTGCGTGTTTCTGTTCGGCGGCAATGACTCCAACAACACCATCATTCCGATGGACGACACGAACTATAAAGCATACATGTCAATCCGCCAGAATCTGGCGCTGACCGGGTCTTCCCTTACGTCGACGGTTTACTCCCTGGCGGGCGCGCCGTACGCATTTCATGCCAAGCTGCCGGACTTGGCGAATCTCTTCTCGACCAGGGAACTGGCCGTCGTGGCGAACGTCGGATCGCTGATTCAGCCGATGACGCGCAGCACATATCAGAGCCAGGCAGCGGCACTTCCGTCGAATCTGTTTTCGCATCTGGATCAACAGCTCCAATGGCAGAGCTCCGTTGCCCAGGGCACCTCCACTTCGGGATGGGCCGGCCGCGCAGCCGATTACGTCGCGTCGCAGAAGATGAACTCCACCGGCTTTCCATCCAACATGTCGGTGGCCGGGAACGTCTTGTTCGGTGTCGGGACGTCGACCGAGCTTGTCACGTTGACGCCCGGACAGACGCTGCAGCTTGCCGGCTTCAGCACGAGCGCGGTTTCCCAATCGCGCTGGAACGCGCTGAACAATCTGCTGAGCCTCCCCAGCGGGCTGTCGCTGGCGCAGGCTGCCAATGGCACATTGGCGCACAGCATCACCGATGCGGCGTCGTTGACAGCCGCGCTCGCTCAGGTGCCGGCGTTGAAGACCGTTTTCCCGAATACGAGCCTGGGCGGCCAGTTGAAACAGGTGGCGCAGGTGATCCAGGTGCAGGCCCAGCTCGGAATGCGGCGGCAGATTTTCTTCGCTTCGCTGGGTGGTTTCGATACGCACACGAACGAGATCAATACCCATGTCTCGCTCTATCCGCAGGTGAATGACGCCCTGGTGGCGTTCTACAAAGCGACTCAAGAGCTGCAGATGGCGGACAACGTGACGACATTCACCGAATCCGAATTCAACCGGACGTTCCAGCCGACCTCGGGGGCCGGCGCCGATCATGGCTGGGGAAGTCATCATATGGTTCTCGGCGGGGCCGTGCAGGGTGGACAGATCTACGGCCAGTTTCCAACCTTCCAGCTTGGTGGCCCCAGCGATACCGACACCCGGGGCCGCTGGATTCCAACCACGTCGATCGATCAGTACGGCGCAACGCTCGCTTCGTGGTTCGGGATTCCGGACGCCGAGCTCTCATCCATGTTTCCGAATCTGGCGAATTTCGGCTCGCAAAAGCTCGCCTTCGTTTAG
- a CDS encoding class I SAM-dependent methyltransferase translates to MRHVRTILVVLILGGLAGNAQTQAKRQPAPVMSAAGADWLTRPERIQEEDPDRMLIALDIKKGSVVADIGAGVGYHVWRLSDIVGPAGKVIGEDIQDGMIRMMKKNIEDRKLHNVEIIQGTPTDPKLPAGALDLVLMVDVYHEFSDPVTMLNHIKEALKPNGRVVLVEFRKEDPKVPIQPLHKMSVEDVRSELEPLGFKFQRSLEFLPWQHVIIFTR, encoded by the coding sequence GTGCGGCACGTTCGGACCATCCTCGTTGTCCTTATTCTCGGCGGTTTGGCGGGAAACGCCCAGACCCAGGCCAAACGTCAACCTGCGCCCGTCATGTCGGCGGCCGGAGCCGACTGGCTTACCCGGCCGGAACGCATCCAGGAAGAGGATCCGGACCGGATGCTGATAGCGCTCGATATCAAAAAGGGCTCGGTTGTTGCCGACATCGGCGCGGGCGTCGGCTATCACGTCTGGCGTCTCTCGGATATTGTCGGGCCGGCGGGGAAGGTCATCGGCGAAGACATCCAGGACGGGATGATCCGCATGATGAAAAAGAACATCGAAGACCGCAAGCTGCACAACGTCGAGATCATTCAAGGAACGCCGACGGATCCGAAATTGCCGGCGGGCGCGCTGGATCTGGTCCTGATGGTGGACGTCTATCACGAGTTTTCCGACCCGGTGACGATGTTGAACCATATCAAAGAGGCCCTGAAGCCTAATGGCCGCGTTGTTCTGGTCGAGTTCCGGAAAGAAGATCCAAAGGTTCCGATCCAGCCGCTTCATAAAATGTCCGTCGAGGACGTCCGATCGGAACTCGAACCACTCGGTTTCAAGTTCCAGCGCTCGCTTGAATTTCTGCCCTGGCAGCACGTTATCATCTTCACCAGGTGA
- a CDS encoding Mrp/NBP35 family ATP-binding protein has product MAFWNKEDKNSGVTGVTDEQILGVLKRVQDPDLHKDIVSLGFIRNLKVETGNVAFDLNLTTPACPVKDQMRDEAIALVKALPGVQNVEVKMTSEVKQAPQLDKTALSAVRNIVAVGSGKGGVGKSTIAVNIAAALASAGARVGLLDGDIYGPTTPIMLGLETPPKSVGNRMIPQESNGLKFISMGLLVKSDQPLIWRGPMAHKALQQSLFDVDWGELDYLVVDLPPGTGDVHLTLAQAVPLTGAVIVSTPQDVGLRISMKTLRMFQQTRVPILGIVENMSYYICPHCNSQDHIFGQGGGSRAAEQLGIPFLGEVPLDLAIRTQSDIGQPIVLAQPDAPSARTLRSIAEKVAAQVSIRNYEAPVLEVE; this is encoded by the coding sequence ATGGCCTTTTGGAATAAAGAAGACAAGAATTCCGGTGTGACCGGTGTGACTGACGAGCAGATCCTGGGCGTTTTGAAGCGCGTACAGGATCCGGACCTTCATAAGGACATCGTGTCGCTCGGGTTTATCCGCAACCTGAAGGTCGAGACCGGCAACGTCGCGTTCGATCTGAATCTCACCACGCCGGCGTGTCCCGTCAAAGACCAGATGCGCGATGAAGCGATTGCGCTCGTCAAAGCGCTTCCGGGCGTTCAGAACGTGGAAGTCAAAATGACCAGCGAGGTCAAGCAGGCGCCGCAGCTCGATAAGACGGCGCTATCCGCCGTCCGTAATATCGTTGCGGTAGGCAGCGGTAAAGGCGGCGTCGGTAAATCGACGATCGCGGTGAATATCGCCGCCGCGCTGGCCTCAGCAGGGGCGCGGGTCGGGCTTCTCGATGGCGATATCTACGGACCGACGACGCCGATCATGCTGGGTCTCGAAACGCCTCCGAAGTCGGTCGGGAATCGAATGATCCCGCAGGAATCGAACGGCCTGAAATTTATCTCGATGGGCCTGCTGGTGAAATCCGACCAGCCGCTGATCTGGCGCGGTCCGATGGCGCACAAGGCGCTGCAACAGTCTCTGTTCGACGTGGACTGGGGTGAACTCGATTACCTCGTGGTGGATCTGCCGCCGGGCACCGGCGACGTTCACTTGACGCTGGCGCAGGCGGTTCCGTTGACGGGCGCAGTGATTGTTTCGACGCCGCAGGATGTCGGTCTGCGCATTTCGATGAAGACGCTCCGGATGTTCCAGCAGACCCGTGTTCCGATCCTCGGCATTGTTGAAAACATGAGTTACTACATCTGTCCGCACTGCAATTCGCAGGATCATATTTTCGGACAGGGAGGCGGCAGCCGCGCGGCGGAACAACTCGGCATTCCATTCCTCGGGGAGGTGCCGCTGGACCTCGCCATCCGGACGCAGTCCGACATCGGTCAGCCGATCGTGCTCGCTCAACCCGATGCGCCGAGCGCCCGGACGCTGCGATCCATCGCCGAGAAAGTCGCGGCTCAGGTCAGCATCCGCAATTACGAAGCTCCGGTCCTTGAGGTCGAGTGA
- a CDS encoding DUF3300 domain-containing protein, with amino-acid sequence MKGRKFLVAIVLIGCWIAPALAQAPLPVPQPPPAQRAPLPGAPAPVPVPQGAPSYPPAELDRIASPVALYPDPLLAQVLAAATYSDQIPDAARWADQHHYLSGPALTSAMAADQVPWDPSVQALLPFPSVLDMMASSMPWTQEIGNAFLTQPQDVMDAVQRERQKAVSFGYLRTNPQVRVVSTGRYIEILPVNPDYIVVPYYDPAVVYVRPRTGFVVGGAIHFGFGITLGAAFAPWGWRSTSFGWANHAVIINAAPWRRTWANRVTYVHPYTVRRYPVAAPHAVEQHRAIGRSPAERESERKGRDRKEEHHGR; translated from the coding sequence ATGAAGGGTCGAAAATTTCTAGTGGCGATAGTTCTTATAGGATGCTGGATCGCACCAGCTTTAGCCCAGGCGCCTTTGCCGGTTCCGCAACCACCGCCGGCCCAACGGGCGCCGCTTCCAGGAGCCCCCGCGCCGGTGCCGGTTCCACAGGGCGCGCCGTCATATCCACCGGCCGAACTGGACCGGATTGCTTCGCCGGTAGCGTTATATCCGGACCCGCTTCTGGCGCAGGTTTTAGCGGCGGCCACCTATTCGGATCAGATTCCGGATGCGGCACGCTGGGCGGATCAACATCATTATCTGTCCGGTCCGGCATTAACGTCGGCAATGGCGGCAGACCAGGTGCCGTGGGATCCGAGCGTGCAGGCGCTGCTTCCGTTTCCGTCCGTGCTCGACATGATGGCTTCATCCATGCCGTGGACGCAGGAAATCGGAAATGCGTTTCTGACCCAGCCGCAGGACGTTATGGATGCGGTGCAACGCGAACGGCAGAAGGCTGTCAGCTTCGGATATCTGCGAACGAATCCGCAGGTACGCGTCGTCAGCACGGGTCGCTACATTGAAATTCTGCCGGTGAATCCGGATTACATCGTGGTTCCGTACTACGATCCGGCGGTCGTGTACGTCCGGCCGCGGACCGGCTTCGTGGTTGGAGGCGCGATTCACTTCGGCTTCGGCATCACACTGGGGGCGGCCTTTGCTCCGTGGGGCTGGCGCTCCACGAGTTTTGGCTGGGCCAACCACGCGGTCATTATTAATGCTGCGCCGTGGCGCCGGACCTGGGCGAACCGCGTGACCTACGTCCACCCGTACACGGTTCGCCGTTACCCTGTGGCGGCGCCGCATGCCGTCGAACAGCACCGCGCTATCGGGCGGTCCCCGGCGGAGCGTGAATCCGAGCGGAAGGGACGTGATCGCAAGGAAGAGCATCACGGCCGTTAA
- a CDS encoding DUF1800 family protein, which produces MKMTLPGLVCALLAASSVFAQSTTLPATAPPLMTAAAAARFLDQAAWGPAPYSIAELQQVGIDEWLAAQFSMNVSDLPDQPVLNSLGKSNNDLTPIQRAFFVNALYEPDQLRQRVAFALSQMWVVSAVGVPPAYAYPPYWRMFRDNAFTNYRDVIRAVTLNPAMGSYLNMANNNKANAAKGTSANENYARELMQLFTLGLTQLHPDGSPVLDANGSPVPTYNQAIVTSLAKALTGWTYPPAPGATPAASGNNPAFFVGEMYAVEKNHDTTSKSIFAGITIAAGQTAEQDLESVINALMQQSTVAPFVCTQLIQHLVTGNPSPAYIHRCSNVFFNNGEGVRGDMKAVISEILSDSEARAYDNPGNIVDPNFGHMREPVLFMANLLRGLNATLSTSSTPYSTANKLGQNLFSPPTVFSYFSPLYRLESGSFAPEFQIYTTQTAANRADTVNSLLYGKLDSGTSVDLTAFVRAAGNLDNLMSLVNSIFLHGSMSSDLNNNARAAVNGATTPTAVAQGVLYMVLTSGEYQIVH; this is translated from the coding sequence ATGAAGATGACGCTTCCAGGCTTGGTGTGCGCACTATTGGCGGCGAGTTCTGTTTTCGCCCAGAGCACGACTCTGCCCGCAACTGCGCCACCATTGATGACGGCGGCAGCGGCCGCGCGATTCCTGGATCAAGCGGCCTGGGGGCCGGCGCCATACTCTATTGCCGAGCTGCAGCAGGTTGGAATCGATGAATGGCTGGCTGCTCAGTTTTCAATGAATGTTTCCGACCTGCCGGACCAGCCGGTTCTGAACTCTCTCGGCAAATCGAATAACGATCTGACGCCGATTCAACGCGCGTTCTTCGTGAATGCGCTGTACGAGCCGGATCAACTTCGGCAGCGCGTGGCATTTGCGCTTTCCCAAATGTGGGTGGTTTCGGCCGTGGGCGTTCCGCCGGCCTATGCGTATCCGCCGTACTGGCGCATGTTTCGCGATAACGCTTTCACGAACTATCGCGACGTCATTCGCGCCGTCACGCTGAATCCCGCCATGGGCAGTTACCTGAACATGGCGAACAACAACAAGGCCAACGCGGCAAAGGGGACGTCGGCAAATGAGAACTATGCGCGTGAGCTGATGCAGTTATTCACGCTCGGGTTGACGCAGCTCCATCCCGACGGCAGTCCGGTGCTCGATGCGAACGGCAGTCCTGTGCCTACGTACAACCAGGCAATCGTCACCAGTCTGGCGAAGGCTTTGACCGGCTGGACCTATCCGCCTGCTCCGGGCGCTACGCCGGCAGCCAGCGGCAACAATCCGGCGTTTTTCGTCGGAGAGATGTACGCCGTCGAAAAGAATCACGACACCACTTCGAAATCGATTTTCGCCGGCATCACCATCGCGGCCGGACAAACGGCGGAGCAGGATCTCGAATCCGTGATCAACGCGCTGATGCAACAAAGCACGGTGGCTCCATTCGTGTGCACGCAGTTGATCCAGCATCTGGTGACGGGCAATCCGAGTCCGGCGTACATCCATCGTTGCTCGAATGTCTTCTTCAATAACGGCGAAGGCGTGCGCGGCGACATGAAGGCGGTCATCAGCGAGATCCTGAGCGATTCCGAGGCTCGTGCATATGACAATCCCGGAAACATCGTCGATCCGAACTTCGGCCATATGCGCGAGCCGGTCCTCTTTATGGCGAACCTCCTGCGCGGGCTGAATGCCACACTGTCGACCTCCAGCACGCCGTATTCGACGGCGAACAAGCTCGGCCAGAACCTGTTCTCGCCGCCGACCGTGTTCAGTTATTTTTCGCCGCTCTACCGCCTGGAGAGCGGCTCGTTCGCGCCGGAATTCCAGATCTATACCACGCAGACCGCGGCGAATCGCGCCGACACCGTGAACTCACTCCTGTACGGCAAGCTCGATAGCGGGACGTCGGTGGACCTGACGGCGTTCGTTCGGGCTGCCGGCAACCTGGACAATCTGATGAGCCTTGTGAATTCGATTTTTCTGCACGGATCGATGTCGTCAGACCTCAATAACAACGCCCGCGCGGCAGTAAACGGTGCAACGACGCCCACGGCCGTCGCTCAGGGCGTCCTGTATATGGTCCTGACTTCGGGCGAGTATCAGATCGTTCATTGA
- a CDS encoding DUF971 domain-containing protein has translation MKASTPTKIKKVSPGELMIIWADGQESHYLAPILRGMCPCASCKDEMTGVRIILPIHIPDDLEFRKIELVGQYALQFEWSDGHRTGIYSFDYLRELAQQ, from the coding sequence GTGAAAGCCAGCACGCCGACGAAGATCAAGAAGGTCAGCCCGGGCGAACTGATGATCATCTGGGCAGACGGCCAGGAGAGCCATTACCTGGCGCCGATTCTTCGCGGCATGTGTCCCTGCGCTTCATGCAAGGACGAAATGACCGGTGTTCGCATCATCCTGCCGATTCATATCCCTGACGACCTGGAATTCCGGAAAATCGAGCTTGTGGGGCAGTACGCACTGCAATTCGAATGGAGCGACGGCCATCGTACCGGAATCTACAGTTTCGACTATCTTCGCGAGCTCGCTCAGCAGTAG
- a CDS encoding LLM class F420-dependent oxidoreductase: MSNMAQSSVKFGPVGIWTRQFEDHPASKVQETVRELEELGYGAIWFGEAVGRDALTNAGLLLAASRRIVIATGIANIYARDPVTMAAGQKTLAEAYPDRFVLGLGVSHAHLVEGVRGHKYEKPVPRMRAYLDGMDQAPYRSVAPPSKPLRVLAALRPKMLELAAQRADGAHPYNVNPEHTARARQILGANKYLCPEQAVVLETDPGKARKIGRDFLEFYLKAPNYINNLLWLGFDESDVQNCSDRMIDAVIAWGDLNAIRHRVREHHAAGADHVCVQVLTADPHALPLPEWRELAKALL; encoded by the coding sequence ATGTCCAATATGGCGCAATCTTCCGTCAAGTTCGGCCCGGTCGGAATCTGGACGCGGCAGTTTGAAGATCATCCTGCTTCGAAGGTGCAGGAGACCGTCCGCGAATTGGAGGAACTCGGTTACGGCGCGATCTGGTTCGGGGAGGCGGTCGGCCGCGACGCGCTAACGAACGCCGGTCTGTTGTTGGCGGCGAGTCGTCGAATCGTTATTGCGACCGGGATTGCGAACATCTACGCGCGAGATCCCGTTACCATGGCTGCCGGACAAAAGACGCTGGCCGAAGCTTATCCGGACCGCTTCGTCCTCGGGCTCGGCGTCAGCCATGCGCACCTGGTCGAAGGAGTGCGTGGACACAAGTATGAGAAACCGGTGCCGCGAATGCGCGCGTATCTTGACGGTATGGATCAGGCGCCTTATCGTTCCGTGGCTCCTCCGTCGAAGCCCCTTCGCGTACTGGCCGCGCTGAGACCCAAGATGCTGGAGCTTGCCGCCCAGCGTGCCGATGGAGCCCATCCTTATAATGTGAATCCCGAGCATACGGCGCGCGCCCGCCAGATCCTCGGTGCAAACAAATACTTATGCCCGGAGCAGGCGGTTGTACTCGAAACGGATCCCGGAAAAGCGCGCAAGATCGGCCGTGACTTCCTCGAGTTCTATTTGAAGGCGCCAAACTACATCAACAACCTCCTGTGGCTTGGATTCGACGAAAGCGACGTGCAGAACTGCAGTGACCGGATGATCGACGCAGTCATCGCCTGGGGCGATCTCAACGCCATCCGACACCGGGTCCGCGAGCACCACGCCGCCGGCGCCGACCACGTCTGCGTTCAGGTCCTCACCGCCGATCCACATGCCCTGCCGCTTCCGGAGTGGCGGGAACTCGCGAAGGCGTTGCTTTAG